A region from the Selenomonas sp. oral taxon 920 genome encodes:
- a CDS encoding lytic transglycosylase domain-containing protein, with protein sequence MQYIKLLFVCVAALTFWLPMRGEAADLYSVIYSDASYYNGNPVECDWIAKAVLYASASYDVDPLLITAVMETESHFYMGAGSSAGAIGLMQLMPGTAASIGVNPYDPLGNVIGGTIYLRTQLDNFGGWGEYGVTTAVAAYNAGSEAVYRYGGIPPYAETRDYVVKVHRAYMNLYNMCQY encoded by the coding sequence ATGCAATATATCAAGCTTCTGTTCGTATGCGTGGCTGCATTGACCTTTTGGCTGCCGATGAGAGGCGAGGCGGCTGATCTATACAGCGTGATCTATTCCGATGCCAGCTACTACAACGGAAACCCAGTGGAATGTGACTGGATCGCCAAAGCTGTACTTTATGCCTCTGCAAGCTACGACGTCGATCCGCTCCTGATTACAGCAGTCATGGAGACAGAATCCCATTTCTATATGGGTGCTGGCAGCTCGGCCGGCGCGATCGGCCTCATGCAGCTTATGCCAGGCACGGCAGCGAGCATCGGCGTGAATCCCTACGATCCCCTGGGCAACGTCATCGGCGGGACGATCTATTTGCGCACACAACTGGACAACTTTGGCGGCTGGGGCGAATACGGCGTGACCACGGCCGTTGCTGCCTATAATGCGGGATCGGAGGCTGTCTATCGCTACGGAGGTATTCCTCCCTACGCAGAGACGCGGGATTACGTTGTCAAAGTCCATCGGGCATACATGAATTTATATAATATGTGTCAATACTAG